The Eurosta solidaginis isolate ZX-2024a chromosome 4, ASM4086904v1, whole genome shotgun sequence genome includes a window with the following:
- the Ssu72 gene encoding RNA polymerase II subunit A C-terminal domain phosphatase SSU72 encodes MSINTTLSVAVVCSSNMNRSMEAHNFLAKKGFNVSSFGTGERVKLPGTAIDKPNVYEFGTPYDTIYQDLVTKDKQYYTQNGLLHMLDRNRRIKKCPERFQECKEQFDIIVTVEERVYDQVLEHMESCDPIDNRPVHIFNVDIEDNHEEALMGAFLITDMINMMAKSNDLDNDIDEMLQEFESRRNKTVLHSVLFY; translated from the exons ATGTCGATTAACACAACATTGTCTGTAGCAGTGGTTTGCTCTTCAAATATGAATCGTTCAATGGAGGCGCATAACTTTCTAGCAAAGAAGGGGTTTAATGTGAGCTCCTTTGGTACAGGCGAGCGTGTCAAATTACCAGGCACTGCAATTGATAAACCAAATGTTTACGAGTTCGGTACTCCATACGATACCATTTATCAAGATCTTGTAACAAAAGATAAGCAGTA CTACACACAAAATGGTCTTCTACATATGCTTGATCGCAATCGACGTATTAAAAAATGTCCCGAACGTTTTCAAGAATGCAAAGAACAATTCGATATAATTGTAACAGTGGAGGAGCGCGTCTATGATCAAGTGCTTGAACATATGGAATCATGTGATCCCATCGACAATCGACCTGTGCACATATTTAATGTAGATATTGAGGATAATCATGAGGAGGCATTAATGGGAGCTTTTCTCATAACGGATATGATAAATATG ATGGCGAAATCGAATGATCTGGACAATGATATTGATGAAATGCTGCAAGAATTCGAATCACGACGCAATAAAACCGTGCTGCATTCGGTATTATTCTACTGA